Genomic DNA from Niabella ginsenosidivorans:
AAATCATCATCAAGTCCTTTAAAACCGGCCTTCACCTTAATAAAGGCCTGAACTCCAGAAAAATAGAAATCTGCACCCCATTTGCCAGCGCCCATTCCAAAGTCTTTTCCAATGGTGATCGTTACGAAAGATTTTGCAGTGACTTCTATTCCGAACTCCGCCGCTTTCTTGTCATTATCCTCTGTTCTGTACTGAGTCATATCCTTGCCATTTTCAGCTTTAACCTTCACTTTTAATAAAGCACTCATCTGAATTTTCCCCTCTAAATAACCTTGCAGGGCAATAGTACCTGAAAATTTTCGGCTCGCAAAATTGTAGACCACTCTGGCATTAGTAGCCGTTTCCTTTTGGGAGTCATTGCCAACTAGTTTGATTTGTGCAGATAATTGAAAATAGAACTCATAAGTAAATTCCAGTCTTCCTCCACTCACAACATTGCTCAGCCAGCTTGCCAGATCCAATGCATCAATAATAGCCCCCCAGGGTTTGAATTTACTTCCCAGAACCAACAGATCCAATTTTACATTTGCTCCAAGCAGCGGGTCTGCAATCAGATGCCCATCCAGTTCGTAAGTAATCATACCATTTTGGGAAACAGCTTTAATGCCAACGCCAACGCCAACTTTTGGAGGTTCCAAGGAAAAGCTCATAGGTAGTTTATTCAACCGACCAAGCAGCCCACTATTTGCAACACGCAGCCGAGCCTCAGTTCTGCGCGCCTCACTTACCTGCATGTCTCCATCCAGCTTATTGATAACCCATAGTATTGGAGATAATATTTTTCTGAATTTCTTTCCGAACTCATCTCCTAGCACAATCTTATTTCCACTCCCCACCTCGCATTCTACATACAGGCCAAATGTTGTTTCCCGTCCCACATATGGTTGCAATCCGTTTGAAATCAGGCTATTCAGAATATTCTTACGGGTATTATTATTACTGGTAACCACTCGCCCTTCATTAAAACCGCTATAATGTTCTGTCAAGGCCGTCGTCGCAGCATAGTAAACCGGAGTTTCAATATTATAATTAAAATTGATTACCCATTTCATAGAAGGATATGCTTTAATCAATGCAAGCTGGTTTGGGTAACGACAGGTTGTAACCGGTACAAAATAGGTTTGTGCTAATTCCTCCTTCTTGATAAGCTTTAGTAAATATCTGACAATCCAGATGTTTTTAAAATTATCTGACACAATCCCCCCTTCCAGGTATTCCTGTGTGGCCAGATAGTCCAATACCTCGTTATCATACGTTTTATAGAAATAGTAACCCAACCTTAATGTGATGGAATCACCATTGATCGTATAATCTTTCTTTTGTAATCCCTGCACTCCAGCAACGGTCACTGCCTGATACTTGGCCTGATCTGCCTTCGATGCAGACACTCCTTTGGCTTCTTGATCGTCTTTATATTGCTTTTTTCCTGCAACCGGATTTAAAATACCGGCTTTTGACGCATTTGACGGGGCTAACGGATTAGGCTGGTAATAGTTTAGAAAATTCTCTATATAAAAACCTGTTTCTTTTGACGGTCTCATTTGTCCCACAATCCAATTCATTTTAAACACTTCCTCGCTACTGCTGTGATCTTTACCATCATTTAAAATCTGCTCACACTTGTATTTACTTCCAATGTGAATGGATTCTTCAGGCGCTCCTACATTTTTTTTATACTTGGCAGTAACGGTCACTTCCTTTTTTTCCTTTTCCCCTGCAATGATACAGAATACTGTTTTATCGGTTTTATCATCAACACCTTCTTTCAGTTTAAATTCATCAAAAATAATAACCGGCATACCCTGCCCCTCTTTAACACTTATCATTGAATAAGCACAGGGATTGTGTTCCTTGCGGGTATACTGAATGTCGCCTATGTATTGGATCATTTCTCCTTTTTCCCGTTCTACCCTGGATAGTATTTCATCCGTTGTTTCATATTCCACTAAAATCTCACTATTGGGCTGATCTTTGTAGGTTTCAACAGTTTCTATACCAATTAATTTCTGATCGTATTGCTGTAACCCCGAGCTAGGCATCTCTGCAAAATTTCTATAGTCAACGATCTTGTCAGAATCAAATATCATCCCTTTCTCTACTTCAAAGATTTCTACTACTGGCACAAAATAGCGTTGTTTCTTTCCTGAGTCGCGCCATTCTAAGGTTAACGGGAAATTAAATGTGAGATATGTATTTATGTTATTACTTCGAGTACTTGCAGTCAGCTTTACTTTCTTATGCTTCCCCTCAAATAAATCAGCATCGGTAAGTTCATCAGTTTGGTCTTCCAATACTCCTGAAGTATTCTTCCGGGTAGGAAATTTTGCCGCTTCATCTTTATCCATAAGATAAATATTTGCAAAATAGCTTTTTGAACCGACAACATAATCCGGATACTGATGAAGGCAGATTGTCAGACTAACAATATCCCCAAAACGAAATGGTCTTATATTTTTATCAAAATAGGCGTAGGTAATATTCGGATCCGTATAGGGTATTACAAAAAAATAGAACTCCTGCTCGGGGTCATTTGTAAACACAACCACCCGTTGTTTAAATCCATAATAAAAGCTTGTTCCGGCGGGAGAAATAACAAACTCCGTTCCTGTTTTATATTGCGTTCCTATTCCCAATGCAGCCACAGGCTTGTTCCGCTCCTCTTTAGCCAGCAGTTCTCCAACATCAGGCGCCTTATTACTTGGAGTGTTGCTGCCGCTACTGCCGCTGATATCTGCCCAAAGCGAATTATACTGGTTTGTACTCCCTTCTTTATAATAAGCATCATAAATAAATGCCCACTTTGTTTCCGTTGATACAACAGCGTCATCAAAACAACTCGCATCCACATAAAACTTCATCCTGGAGCCTTCTTTTATAGATATGGTATCACCTTTTTTTACATCTCCTCTAAAAAGGTTATCCATGAACGGATTAGTAGCAAACGCACCTGTGTCAAATTTGCATTTTATTACCTTGCCCATGAGGTTACTGTATATTTAAAAATTCATACGGGTCTTTCTGATTCATTTTCTTCATATTCACCAGGGGATTTACCTGTGCCTGCAACTCCTCATCCGCATTCTCTATATTTTTCTTCATGGGCTGACCTGTCTGGCCGCTCATTGTTATCTCAACACAGGCAGTGCCAGCTACTGCACAGGTAGCTTTACAATCCTTCGTCAGCACATAGCCACCCGGTGGGTCGTATTTTTCTTTTTCATAGTACCCGTCCCACTTTGTTATACTGGGCACACAAGGGTTATTATTCATTTTTTTACAGGAGCCAAAAGTCTTGTTCTGAAAAGGAACGCCAATATCCTTATGGGTAGCCAGTAATTTTTCCCTGCCATCCTTATCATTAGCATACCATTTTTTGTGGGTGAGTACTACCAGTTTATCAGGAGTAGTTCCAAACTGACATTTGCAGATGGCCCCTTGTACTACCTTTTCTTTCTGAGACATGTTTGTGATTTTTCGGGTTTGCTATTTTTTATTATTGTTGCATCAAAGCTGGTACATGGTGAACTGTGTTTTTTTTACCGGCACAGTAGTATATTTTCCTTCTTTAAGATATATGCTTAATACCGCTTTTGTATGCATAGCAAAATGCTGTTTGCTATCCAGGTCAAAATCCACGGCCAGCTTCATAAATGCATTTTCGGGGATCGCTTTTTCCGGCAGCAATTCGTTTAATACCTTCATTTCTTCTGATTCAAATTTCACAACTACTGAACCATAGCTGGTAATTTCAGGAATGATCTTCTGGATACCCGGAAAACGCACCGGATACCTGTAAGGTATCACTGACAGGTACAGGTCTAATTGTTGTGCATAAGTGGATGAGTACGCCAGATACTTTGGATGAAAAAACAAGTTCCAGAACCAATCATATTTCAGTGACTGCTGTATTAAAGAGCTATTTGCCATTTTTTTATCAACAGCATTTACAAAATCTGCTACGGTTGCGCCCTCATATTTTTCTAACATTTTTTGTTTATTTATATTCCAGCGCCTGATAATCTCTTCATGATTTACAATACCTGTTACCTGCATTCCCCAGCCGTCGATCACTGTTTCCACAGGATATAATGAGCGGGAAATCACAGCAGCAAACCGTTCGCTGATCGTATCCGGTTCGTGCCGGTTGAAAAAAAGCTGTTGCTTATTCAGTCGCATCAGCCATCCCAGCTCATGCTCCTCCAGACTTATAGTCACTTCATAGTCGATCCGTTTATACGGCTGTTCTGCTGTTGCTCTATAATATTTAACAGATACGCCGTAACGCCTTGTTCCAACATCTTTTGGCAGAGAGATAAATTCATTTTTTCTATGTAATGCACTGATCAAATCAAACAATAATTCATTTTAAAAACACGTATTTCCCTCACTGGCAGCTATAATACATTTTTTTACCGGCACCAGTGCACCGTTGAAGATTTTATTCTTTACCAGGTGCCGTTCCTGCGTATCGCTCATCCCGGTAATAATATATTTCTTCGTTTGATCCCAGCCATAAAATGCTCCCTTAAAAAAATGATCGGCCTTTACAAACCGGCCTGTCTGTTTATTCAGCCGGTACAGCTCATATATATTGTTATCTGCAGATGAGCCCTCCTTATCAGCCAGCAATATTTCCGGTATACCATCATTGTCTATATCATAAATATAAAGTGCTTTTGCAGTCATATGACCATATGGTTCCTTTACATACGACACCTGGCTATTATCTATGAATCCTGCAGCATGGCAGCGTTCATATACCTCGGAATAAACGGCGCCGGAAGAAAGAAAAGGGGTCAGCTCAAAATAAGCCTCCAGTTTTTTGTAAAACGATTCCGGAAATAAAGCATCCTTATTTAAGATTGTAACAACCAGGGATGCGTCGTCCGGATTTTTCCTGTACTCAAATCTCAGTATGTGCTTTTTGTTACGGATATTCAATATCCATTTTTCCACAAATACAGAAGGAAGCGAGTCTTGCAGGCTGTAATCAGGTACACTCCGGTGCTTTACATTCCCGGCAGTATCACTTGCCTGTACTTCCTGATAAAGAAAACAGCAAAACACCACCCAGCCTATTTGTATCAGTCGTTTCATTCTTTAATCTTTAACATTGCCGATCCGTTCATTGTAATTAAATCCAAGACTGTTTAGCCGGTTGATCTGGAGTGCGCCTTTTGAGGTAACCCCGGTAATATAATGCCCGCCATTATAAAGTTTGATCAGTTCCGCATCCAGGATTGATTTTTCGGAATCACCGGAAGCCGTATCCGGCAGATAGCTACTAAAAGCCGAAAATTCACTGATTGTGCTGGGGCAGGTTTTATAGGTAATCAACCCTTCCTGCTGCGAAAAAGACTGGAGTGTTTTTACGCCTTTAAAGATCTTATTGAACTGCGCAACCGCCGCCTTCACTTTTTCAGGAATTTTCTTGGTCATTTTTATCTCAATATTTTTCTTCCAGTTCCATATATAATCCGGATTCTTATCAAGGTTGTCCAGCCAGGCGGCATCAGCTTTTGACAGGGCCGACTTATTTCTTTTTTCAGCAGCAAAGTCAATTTGCCCCACTCCCCATCCATCCGGAAAACCATAATTGGGCATACCCTTGCTTTCGAGCCCCCGGCCTGATGGTCCGTAATTAGCTTCTACTTTTTTTATTTTCCCTTTTACTTTTGTTTTTACATATTCCGGGTCCCAGAACTGGCGGGCCACCGTAACATCTTCACTGCCGGATTCGCTGACGATAATCTTAAATACGAACCAATACTTCGATAGGTATTGCTGACTTGTGAGGTAATCTTTTACTGTTGTTTTTAGCGGATTCTTACCTCTTATATAAAAAATAAACTTCTTAATCAACGTTTTTCCATCCCCACTATATGCTTCAACGGTTGCCGTTCCGCCCCTGAATAATCCCCGGAAGTCCACTTCCCAACTGGTTACCTGCCCCGCAGCAGCCTCTCTGAACATGTTTTGTCCTGTATCTGATTTTGCAGGAAAATAATCAATATCGTTCCGGTCAAATAATACTTCAGAAGCTTTAAAAACGAATTCCGTTTTTAACCGGAACAGCACTTTTTTATAATTATAGTCTTTACCAATAGTGAGCTCTATTTTCAATCTGGGCATTTCCGGGTTTTCGGAAATAAATACATAGGCACCTTCTTTAATCTCATTGCCGTTATCAAATACCTTTATTAGAAAAGCTATATCACTCACAGGGGCGGGCTCCGGGCTGCCATGCATTACCCCTTCCTCCTCGCCTTTTTCCCTGATCACATTACCGGCATAGGCATTGATATTTTCCCTGGAAAACATATTATGATTGCCCTGCGTGATCTTTGTATACGTGCCCTTTGCAATTCTTATTCTGCTCATTGCTAATTGGCTTTTCCGTTTTCACCACTGTTATTCTGTACTACTTTTTGTGCATGTTTCAGCAGGCTCTGCCCGGAACTTATATTAAAATCACCATGGCTCGACTCTATACGTTCCTGCTTGGCTTCAGAATGCACATCCCCCTCGATCAGTTCTGTCAGCTTTCCACTGATACTTACCATGCTGTTTCCTCCTATTGATACCGTATTTATACCGCCTGTTGTATGCACATGATCCCTGCCAATAGCAATTGTTTTGTTCTGACCTATATTGGTTGTCTGGTCCTTACCTATTGTGCTGGTCATGTTCTCCGTTACGTTGAAATGCATATTCTTCGCATTAAAGGTCATCGTTTCCGGGGCGGTAATGGTAATATTCTTGCCGGTAGTATCCAGATAGATTTCATTACCGCCCGGATCCTTGATAATGATATGTGTACCTTCTCCGGCATCGTTAAACTCTACTGTATGGCCGCTTCGCGTTTTTATGACTTTCAGGTCGTTCTTTTCATTGCTGAAACTATTATTGGCGGCCCCATGGTATACCGTCCCGATCACATATGGCTTCGTGGCACTGTCACTCTCAAAGCCTACGATCACCTCCTCCCCTACCTCCGGTATGAAAAAGTGCCCCTTTTCTCCGCCGCCATGCGGACTCGTTACCCGGATCCACGGTGTCTTTTCCGACCCGTTCATCCAGTGGAACTTTACCCGTACCCTCCCCAAACCGTTGTAATCATTATTGTCCGTTACTATTGCGCTCTGTGTTTCACATACAGGATCTGATGGCACTTCTACAGGTGGCACTTTCAGACTGCTGGGCACCGCACTGAAATCATTCTCATAATGCCCCCGCGCATCCACATAATGGTTAATTCCCGTAACCAGGTATTCTCCATACCCTTCGGTGCCCAGGGTAAACACATTGCTGCCGCTTACTTCGATCCTTGTGCCCAGCGCTACGCCGGGGTGACCGCTCTGGCCGTTAAAACGTACCATTTTGCTGCTCTCAATTGCACTCTTTAAAGTAGTTATATCATCCTGTTGCTTTTTGCTGGTCAGGAAACGGTTGTTCCATTGTTTAGGCTGCGTGCCATAAACGGTCTGGGCTGCTTTGTATACCTGCTCCCCCCACGGGTTCAGCCCTGCTTTCTGCTCCACACCCTGGGGCTGGCTCGTATACACCTGGCTGTTCAGGTAATCCCAGGCCATCAACTGCATCTGGGTGGGCCTTGCCTGTAAGGCCACATTAAAACGGCTCAGGTTTCTGCCATACACCAGCTCCGTTTTTTTACTTTCCCTCGGTGGGCCTGCAATCAGGCTCCTGCCGTCCCAGAACAGCCATTCTCCGTAAGTGCTCGTCAGCCGCTGCAAAAACTGCCATGCTGTTTCTTTATACTGTACTGTATACGCCAGCGTTTCTCCATAAAG
This window encodes:
- a CDS encoding type VI secretion system Vgr family protein translates to MAQLTEPVFSINGTPLMQFTSFSLYQSIFDHHRFTLVCPAQSIDGKMGMFTASRDMIGATFGARITGVGLQGAVLFNGIITGIETARFTGHHGDVIITGYSPTIILDSGPHCKSWEKKAIKNIAQDVLKFFPQNLLEPKVQPLYGETLAYTVQYKETAWQFLQRLTSTYGEWLFWDGRSLIAGPPRESKKTELVYGRNLSRFNVALQARPTQMQLMAWDYLNSQVYTSQPQGVEQKAGLNPWGEQVYKAAQTVYGTQPKQWNNRFLTSKKQQDDITTLKSAIESSKMVRFNGQSGHPGVALGTRIEVSGSNVFTLGTEGYGEYLVTGINHYVDARGHYENDFSAVPSSLKVPPVEVPSDPVCETQSAIVTDNNDYNGLGRVRVKFHWMNGSEKTPWIRVTSPHGGGEKGHFFIPEVGEEVIVGFESDSATKPYVIGTVYHGAANNSFSNEKNDLKVIKTRSGHTVEFNDAGEGTHIIIKDPGGNEIYLDTTGKNITITAPETMTFNAKNMHFNVTENMTSTIGKDQTTNIGQNKTIAIGRDHVHTTGGINTVSIGGNSMVSISGKLTELIEGDVHSEAKQERIESSHGDFNISSGQSLLKHAQKVVQNNSGENGKAN
- a CDS encoding DUF4280 domain-containing protein; protein product: MSQKEKVVQGAICKCQFGTTPDKLVVLTHKKWYANDKDGREKLLATHKDIGVPFQNKTFGSCKKMNNNPCVPSITKWDGYYEKEKYDPPGGYVLTKDCKATCAVAGTACVEITMSGQTGQPMKKNIENADEELQAQVNPLVNMKKMNQKDPYEFLNIQ